The Halobacterium hubeiense genome contains the following window.
CGCCCTCGGCCGCGCCGTCGAGGGTGAGCCCCCACGCCGCGAGCGCGACGAGCAACGCGACGATGGCGGGCATCATCAGTTTCGTCGCCTTCTCGATGCCGCGGCGGACGCCGCGGAGGACGACGAGCGCGGTGACGCCGAGGAAGAGGAGGTGGAAGCCGACGGCGTCGAGCCCGTAGCTGACGGCGTCGAAGTGCGCGCCGGGGTTGGCGAAGTACGCGCCCGTGAAGCTCTCCGCGAAGTAGCGCAGAATCCACCCGCCGACGACGCTGTAGAAGGAGAGGAGGACCACGCCGGTGACGACGAAGACGTGGCCGAACGCCGACCAGTACTTCGAGTTCGAGAGGTCCGAGAGCGCGCCCACGGGGTTGCGTCGGGAGCGTCGCCCGATGACGAACTCCGCGAGCAGGCCGGGGACGCCGACGAGCAACACGACGCCGAGGTAGACCAAGAGGAAGGCCGCACCGCCGTTCTCGCTTGTCATCCACGGGAACCGCCAGAGGTTCCCGAGCCCCACGGCCGACCCGACGGCCGCGAGGATGAACCCGATTCGCGTCTGCCAGGACTCGCGTGTCATTGTCACGGCGTAGCAACCCCCCGCATTTGAGGGTTGCGACTGACGAACCGTCAAACCGCAGAAAGCACGGCGGAACGACGCTAAAAGACCGTTATAGAACTATGGGTCGGCGCCAAAATCGCGGCGCCGGTGACGGTTCCTAGAGTCCCGGAATCGGCGGCGCGGCGTAGATGTCGGTGACGCCGAGGTACAGCGTCACGAACACGCCGACGAGCACGTACGTCCGAATCGACCACAGCCACGCGGTGGCGAACGTCTCGCCGCCGCTGGTGCCCTTCTTGATCTCGTCGACGGCCTGCGGGCCGTACACCCAGCCGACGAAGACGACGCCGAGCAGCACCGACAGCGGCAGCAGGACGCTGTACGCGAGCGTGTCGAACCACGTCAGCCACGCGGTGTTCCACGCCGCCAGCGTCCCGAGCACGAACAGACTGCCGGCGAACCCGAACGCGGTCGCGGGGCGGCTGTAGCCGTAGTTGTCCACGACGTAGGAGGTGACGACCTCCAGCAGGCTAATCGCGGAGGAGAGCGCGGCGATGAGCACGACGGCGAAGAACACCGCGCCGAGAGCCTGTCCGGCGGTGCCGAGGTCGGCGAACACCTGCGCGACGGAGACGAACAGCGCGCCCGCGCCGCCGCCGGCCGCGGCGTCCGGGACGCCGCCGAACTGGACGAACAGCAGCGGGATGACGACGAGGCCAGCGAGCAGGCCGACCGCGGTGTTGAGGACGACGACGAGGCTGCCGTCCGCGGGGAGGCTGTCGTCGTCGCCGAGGTAGGACGCGTACGTTATCATCGCGCCCATCCCCAGCGACAGCGAGAAGAACGCCTGACTCACGGCGAACGGGACGACGCTGCCGAGGTTGTTCGCGAGGTACTCGAAGTCCGGGGAGAGGTAGTAGCTGTACGCGGCCGTGGAGCCGTCGAGGGTGAACGCGTAGATGGCGAGGCCGACGAGCATGACGACGATGGACGGCACCATCAGCTTCGTCGCCTTCTCGATGCCGTCCTCGACGCCGAACGCGACGATGCCGGCGGTGACGGCCATGAAGACGGCGTGGAGGCCGATGGCCTCCCAGCCGGCGGAGACGGACGCGAAGTAGCCGGCGGCGTCACCGAAGTACGCGCCGGTCGCGCTCCCGAAGATGTACCGGATGACCCAGCCGCCGACGACGCTGTAGTAGGAGAGAATCCACAGTCCGGTGAGGAGGCCGAGCGCGCCGACGACCGTCCAAGCGGGGTGTTTCAGCCGCTCGAACGCTTCGACGGCGTTGATGTTCGCGCGCCGCCCGACGACGAACTCCCCGAGGATGGCGGGGAGGCCGATGAGCAGCGCGGCCAGCAGGTAGACGAAGACGAACGCCGCGCCGCCGTTCGTTCCGGTCTTGAACGGGAACTGCCAGATGTTCCCGAGGCCGACGGCCGACCCGACTGCCGCGAGGATGAATCCGAGTCTCGTCGCCCAGGTTTCTCGTTCTGTCATGGTGTACCACGGCGTACCCACGCCGCCATTTAAAAAGCGTACGGTTTTCGAGCGCGGCCCACGGCACTCCCGGCCGGCGAGCGCCGCACGCCGTCGTCGTTCTCGTTCGCTCGCTCACGCGCGAGCGGACGCCACAGGCCGGGAACGGCGCTTAAATCGGCCGACAGCGGCGACCTCGAATCGTGTCACAGAGCCAACCGCAGGAAAGCGGCAGGGGTGAGTGAGAAGGGTTGGCTTTATGCGAACCCGCGACAGCCTTCCGAGTGCAAAATGAAGCTCCACGAGTATCAGGCGAAGCAGGTCTTCGCCGAGGCGGGCATCCCGACCCCCGGGTCGACGCTCGCCACGTCCGTCGACGAGGTCGTCGAGGCCGCGAGTGACCTCGGCTACCCCGTCGCGGTGAAGGCCCAGGTACACGTCGGCGGCCGCGGGAAGGCCGGCGGCATCAAGCTCGTCGAGAACGACGACGAAGCCCGCGAGGCCGCCGAGGCGATTCTCGGCATGGACCTCAAGGGGTACACCGTCGATAGAGTTCTCGTCGAGGAAGCAGTCGACTTCACGAACGAACTGTACGTCGGCGTCACGATGGACCGCGGCGAGGGCAAGCCCGTCGTGATGGTCTCCGAGAAGGGCGGCGTCAACATCGAGGAGGTCGCCGAGGAAGACCCCGAGGCCATCGCCCGGGAGCACGTCGACCCCGCGTTCGGCCTCCACCCCTTCCAGGCGCGGAAGGTCGTCTACGACGCGGGCATCCCCCGCGAGGTCGCGGGCGACGTCGCGAGCATCCTCACGACGCTGTACGACCTCTTCGAGGACCGCGACGGCAGCGACGTCGAAATCAACCCGCTGATGGTCACGGCCGACGACGAGGTCATCGCCGCGGACGCCGTGATGAACATCGACGAGGACGCGCTGTTCCGCCAGCCCGAACTCGCGGAGATGGAGGACGAGGCCGCCGAGGACGACCTCGAAGCCAAGGCCAACGAGTACGGCTTCGACTACGTGCGCCTCGACGGCAACGTCGGCATCATCGGCAACGGCGCCGGGCTCGTGATGACGACGCTGGACCTCGTGGACTACTACGGCGGCAAGCCCGCGAACTTCCTGGACATCGGCGGCGGCGCGAAGGCCGAGCGCGTCGCGAACGCCCTCGACATGGTGTTCAGCGACGAGAACGTCGACAGCGTCGTGTTCAACATCTTCGGGGGCATCACCCGGGGCGACGAGGTCGCGAAGGGCATCAACGCCGCGCTCGAACAGTTCGACGAGATTCCCAAGCGCGTCGTCGTCCGGCTCGCCGGCACGAACGCCGAGGAGGGCCGCGAGATTCTCAACGACGAGCTGGTGACCGTCGAGGAAACGCTCGAAGGCGCCGTGCAGCGCGCCGTCGAATACGCTGACACGGAGGCAGAACAATGAGCATTCTAGTCGACGACGACACCCGCGTCGTGGTACAGGGCATCACCGGCGGGGAAGGGAAGTTCCACGCCGAACAGATGATTGACTACGGCACGAACGTCGTCGCGGGCGCGGTGCCGGGCAAGGGCGGCCAGGAGGTCGCCGGCGTCCCGGTCTACGACACCGTCCACGACGCCGTCGAGGAGGAGGACGCCGACGCCTCCGTCATCTTCGTGCCGCCGGCGTTCGCCGGGGACGCCATCTTCGAGGCCCTCGACACGGACCTCGACCTCGCGGTCGCCATCACCGAGGGCATCCCCACGCAGGACATGGCGAAGGTGAACAAGCGTCTGCAGGAGACGGACACGCGCCTGCAGGGGCCGAACTGCCCGGGCATCATCACGCCCGGCGAGGCGAAGCTCGGCATCCTCCCCGGGAACATCTTCTCGGAGGGGAAGGTCGGGCTCGTCTCCCGCTCCGGCACGCTGACCTACCAGGTCGTTGACTCGCTCACCCAGCGCGGCATCGGGCAGACCACCGCCATCGGCATCGGCGGCGACCCCATCATCGGGACGGACTTCATCGACGCCCTCGAACTGTTCGAACAGGACGAGGAGACCGAGGCCGTCGTGATGTGCGGCGAAATCGGCGGCGAGGACGAGGAGGAGGCCGCCGAGTACATCGCGCAGAACATGGACACGCCGGTCGCCGGCTTCATCGCGGGCCGCACCGCGCCGCCGGGCAAGCGCATGGGCCACGCGGGCGCCATCGTCTCCGGCTCCGGCACCGGCACCGCCGAATCGAAAATCAACGCGCTCAACGAGGCGGGCGTCCCTGTCGGCGACACCCCCGAGGAAGTCGCGGACAACATCGAAGAGCTGCTGTAGTCGGCGCGCGCCGCTTTTCTTTCGGAGCCGAGCGGCCGGGAGCCGCGGCTACCCGGTGAGAAACGTGAGGACGGAGCAGGTCGCTGCGGGCTCGGACACCCCTCGCCGAGCCACGCGACCGGCGTGTGAACGCACACCACGCGAGAAGTTAGGTCCAACGGCCGCGGCCAGCAGTTCTGGTTCCGCGGCGAACCGCGTCGGTAAACTGTGCTAACTCGCGTTAAACGGCGTGAAACGACGGCCACGGTTTCCCCGGTTTATGTGGCGGGCGGTCGAGGGAGCGAGTACGATGACCACCACCGCACCCGACCCGACGCTCCGGGAGTTCTGCCCAGACTGCGACCGACCGACCCGCCACGCGGTCCGCATCGAACTCCGCGTCGAGAACCCGGCCGCGGACAACCCCGGCTGCTCGCGGGAGCCCTACCGCGTGAGCCGGTGTCTGGTCTGCGAGACGACCGACGCGCGCCGCATGAGCGACGCCTGACGCCAGCGAAACGCCTACGTGTCGGCGCCCGGACGACTGAGTGAATGGAGACCACCCACCGCGTCCGCGTCGGCGACGCGCGCGACCTCCCGCTCGCCGACGACTCCGTGGACCTCGTGGTCACGTCGCCGCCGTACCCCATGATAGAGATGTGGGACGACGTCTTCGCCGCCCTCGACCCCGCTATCGGCGACGCGCTCGACGCCGGCGACGGCGACCGCGCCCACGACCTGATGCTCTCCGTGCTGGACGAGGCGTGGGCGGAAGTCGCGCGCGTGCTCGCTCCGGGCGGCATCGCCGTCGTCAACGTCGGCGACGCCACCCGCAACCTCGGTCGGTTCCGCGTCTACGACAACCACGCGCGCGTCACCGACGCTTTCGAGTCGCTGGGTTTCGACCCGCTCCCGGGCGTGCTCTGGCGCAAGCCCACCAACTCCGCCGCGAAGTTCATGGGTAGCGGGATGGTGCCGCCGAACGCGTACGTCACGCTCGAACGCGAACACCTGCTGGTGTTTCGGAACGGCCAACGCCGCGAGTTCGAGCCGCGCGCGGAGCGCCGCTACGAGGCCGCGTACTTCTGGGAGGAGCGCAACCGCTGGTTCTCCGACGTCTGGGACGACCTCAACGGCGAGCACCAGACGCTCGCCGACCCCGAACTGCGCGAGCGCTCCGCGGCGTTCCCGCTGGAGCTCCCGTACCGCCTCGTGAACATGTACTCCGTCTACGGCGACACCGTCCTCGACCCGTTCTGGGGGACCGGCACCACGAGCCTCGCCGCCGCAATTTCTGGTCGTCACTCCGTCGGCGTCGAACGCGACGACGGCCTCGCGGACGCCTTCGACGACCGCATCCGCGACGCCCCCGCGCTCTCCCGCGACTTCGCCGCCAGCCGCCTCGACGACCACCGCACGTTCGTCGGCGAATCCGACGACGACTTCGAGTACGCCGCCGACCACTACGACACGCGCGTCCGCACGAAACAGGAGCAGGGGATTCGCCTCTACGAAGTCACGGACGTCGAACCGACGCTCGACGGCTGGGAAGCGACGCACGAACCGTACGAGGAGTAGGCGGATTCGAGTCGGGGCGGAGTTGAACCGAAGCAAGACGTGCTCGCGACGCTGCGCGCGACTTGCAGGGTTCAACTCCTTCCGACCGCACACACCCTCGAACGACGCGAGCGACACGCTGGTCGCTCGCGGTCGTTGCTTCGGTAGAAGTGGGTCGGGGCGGAGTTGAACCGCCGACCTGCTCCGTGTGAAGGAGCCGTCATAACCGGACTAGACCACCGACCCGCGCACCAAGTAGTACCCGCAGGCCGCCATTAAGACTTGCGTTTAGTCGGCGGACGCGGCGACGCGCCGAACCCGGACCCGATGCCCGGCACCGATAGATTTTAGTTGTTTTGGGCCAACCTAAAAATCGAGCGGCGGGCGCCGCCGGCCGTCCGACCGCGTCTGTCCCACCCTGTCACCCGTCGGCACCAACCGCGTCCCGCACCGGGACGAAGGCATCATCATCTCGTCCGCGCGCCGTCAGTACGACGGCGACTCCTCGCGGACACCCTCTCTCCGGTTCGCCAGCCGCGCGAACACGAACAACGCGTCCGAGAGCCGGTTCAGGTACGCGACTGCGGTCTCGTTGACCTCGTCCTCGTGGTCCGCGAGCGCGACCGCGCGGCGCTCCGCGCGCCGGCAGACCGTCCGCGCGTGGTGGAGGCTCGCGCCCGCGTCGCTGCCGCCCGGCAGGACGAACGACTCCAGCGGCTCCAGCTGTTCCTCGCAGGCGTCGATCCACGCCTCGACCTCGTCGACGTGGTCGTCGGTGACAACCGGGTCGCCCTCCTCGGGTTCGGGGTTGGCGAGGTCCGCCTGCACGACGTGGAGGTGGTTCTGCGCGGCCTCCAGGTACTCGTCGAGTTCGTCGACGCCGGTCGGGCGAATCGTCCCGAGCAGGGCGTTCACCTCGTCGACAGTGCCGTACGCTTCGATGCGCGGGCTGGTCTTCGACACCCGCGTCATGTCCCGGAGGTCCGTCTTCCCGCTGTCGCCGCGGCGCGTGTAAATCTTCATGCGAGCGTCCGCTCCACGTAGTCGAGAATGTTCTCGCTCTCCGCCATCGTCACGGCGTGGTCGTCGTCTACGAGCACGGGGACGCCGCGCTGGCCGCTCACGCGCTTGACCTCGTTGCGCTCGGAGTGCATCGCGTCCACCCACACCGTCTCGTAGTCGACGCCCGCGTCGTCGAGGGCGTCGGCGGCCTTCTCACAGTACGGGCAGCCGTCCAGTTCGTAGAGTGTCAGACCCATACCGTCCCTTGGCGCGGCGGCGGCAAAGTAGTTGGTCCCGAACCGTTTTGCCCCCGCACGCCGTCGCGTCGGGCGTGCCATCAGATCTCTTCGAGACGACGTTCGCCGTCGGCGAAGTCGTCGCCGCGGAACCGTTCCCGGAAGCCCGCAAACCAGAGCTCGCGAAGCTCGAAATCGACTTCGGCGACGAGGTCGTGCAGTCGGCCGCCCAGACCGGCTACAACTACGACCCCGAGGACCTCGTCGGGCGGCAGGTGCTGTGCGCGACGAACCTCGGCACCGTCAACATCGCGGGCTACGAGTCCGAGGTGCTCACCGTCGGCGTCCCCGACGAGGACGGAAATCCCGTGCTGGTCGGCCCGGACGAGGACGTGGCGCTGGGCGGCGAACTCTACTGACTACTCGCCGGCCTCGACGACCTCGTAGCCGACGTTGCGCTCGCGCAGCGGGTCGGTGTGCTCGGAGAGCCGGTCGGTCGTCGCCACGAGCAACACGGAAAGCCCCTTGCTCGCGGCCTCCGGGACGGCCTCGGGAGTGCCGAAGCGGATGTCGGGCTCGACGCCGGCGTCCCGCACCGCGACGAGCGCTTCGACGCCCGCGGCGGCGACGCGGTCGTGGTCGCCGAGCCGGTCCTCGACGGCGTCGTCGGCGAGCGCGTGGCTCCCGCCGTCCCGGACGGTCGGGACCGAGAGCACGGTGACTTCACCGGGCTGGTAGTCAAGCATCCCCTCGAACTCCGCGGCGCCGACGTCCTGCCCGGGTTCGGCGGCCGTCACGGCAACCGCGGTGGCGCTCCCGACGTCGCCGGGTGTGGCGTGCATCACGCCGTCCCGCATCGCCAGCGAGACGCGCTCGCCCTCCTCGATTTCGGCGGTCGCGACGGCGGTGTCGACCTCGACCTCCTCGATGACGTTCTCGGAGACGTACTCCACGAACGACCGGAGGTCGTCGGTTTCGGAGATGAGCCAGTCCACGCCCTCCTTGGTGACCTCGTAGCGGCCGCGGCCGTGCTTGCGCACGTGGCCGTCCTCGACGAGGTCGCCGAGGTAGTCGCTGACCGCTTGCGCGGTGACGCCGATGGCTTCCGCGATTTCGCGCTGGCTGACCGCGGGCTGGCGCTCCGCGATTTCGACGAGTATCTGGTACCGCGTGGCGTTGCGCTTGCTCCGGAGGACCCCCAGCTCCCCGACGGTGCTCGAATCGCTCATTACCGATACTTGAGGTGTGCCGAGTTCAAGTATCTTTGTCCAAATTCCGCTCTCGGTTGCGCTATCGCTCGTTCCGCCGCCCGTAACGAAAACGAGCTTTGGTTAATACAACCAAAATTGTTTTAGGCGCTACTGCTGTTGTGTTCGGTGATGGCTCAGACCCGACTCCCCCACGACGCAAAGGCCGGACCGACCAAATCGGAGGTGCGAGCGGTCCTCCGGGACAAACTCGCGCTCGGCCCGGACGACCACTTCGCGGAGGTCGGCTCCTGCACGGGCGCCGTCACCGCCGACGCCGCCCGGGACGCCGGCCGCGTCACCGCCGTCGAGCGCAAGCGCGAGCGCGTCGAGACGACCCGGCAGAACCTCGCGGCCAACGACCTCGCGGACGCCGTCGACGTCCGCCACGCCGAAGCCCCCGAGGGCCTCCCCGACGACGCCGACGCGCTGTTCCTCGGCGGCAGCCGCAACTACGAGGCGGTCCTCGACTACGCCGTCGAGACCGGCGTCGAGACGGTCGTGATGAACGTCTCCCGGCTGGAGGTCGCGGGCGCTGCCACCGAAGCGTTCCGCGACCGCGACCTCTTGGACGAAGTGGTCCAGTTCCAGGTGAGCCACGGCTACGAGCTCG
Protein-coding sequences here:
- a CDS encoding sodium-dependent transporter, whose translation is MTERETWATRLGFILAAVGSAVGLGNIWQFPFKTGTNGGAAFVFVYLLAALLIGLPAILGEFVVGRRANINAVEAFERLKHPAWTVVGALGLLTGLWILSYYSVVGGWVIRYIFGSATGAYFGDAAGYFASVSAGWEAIGLHAVFMAVTAGIVAFGVEDGIEKATKLMVPSIVVMLVGLAIYAFTLDGSTAAYSYYLSPDFEYLANNLGSVVPFAVSQAFFSLSLGMGAMITYASYLGDDDSLPADGSLVVVLNTAVGLLAGLVVIPLLFVQFGGVPDAAAGGGAGALFVSVAQVFADLGTAGQALGAVFFAVVLIAALSSAISLLEVVTSYVVDNYGYSRPATAFGFAGSLFVLGTLAAWNTAWLTWFDTLAYSVLLPLSVLLGVVFVGWVYGPQAVDEIKKGTSGGETFATAWLWSIRTYVLVGVFVTLYLGVTDIYAAPPIPGL
- the sucC gene encoding ADP-forming succinate--CoA ligase subunit beta, with translation MKLHEYQAKQVFAEAGIPTPGSTLATSVDEVVEAASDLGYPVAVKAQVHVGGRGKAGGIKLVENDDEAREAAEAILGMDLKGYTVDRVLVEEAVDFTNELYVGVTMDRGEGKPVVMVSEKGGVNIEEVAEEDPEAIAREHVDPAFGLHPFQARKVVYDAGIPREVAGDVASILTTLYDLFEDRDGSDVEINPLMVTADDEVIAADAVMNIDEDALFRQPELAEMEDEAAEDDLEAKANEYGFDYVRLDGNVGIIGNGAGLVMTTLDLVDYYGGKPANFLDIGGGAKAERVANALDMVFSDENVDSVVFNIFGGITRGDEVAKGINAALEQFDEIPKRVVVRLAGTNAEEGREILNDELVTVEETLEGAVQRAVEYADTEAEQ
- the sucD gene encoding succinate--CoA ligase subunit alpha produces the protein MSILVDDDTRVVVQGITGGEGKFHAEQMIDYGTNVVAGAVPGKGGQEVAGVPVYDTVHDAVEEEDADASVIFVPPAFAGDAIFEALDTDLDLAVAITEGIPTQDMAKVNKRLQETDTRLQGPNCPGIITPGEAKLGILPGNIFSEGKVGLVSRSGTLTYQVVDSLTQRGIGQTTAIGIGGDPIIGTDFIDALELFEQDEETEAVVMCGEIGGEDEEEAAEYIAQNMDTPVAGFIAGRTAPPGKRMGHAGAIVSGSGTGTAESKINALNEAGVPVGDTPEEVADNIEELL
- a CDS encoding DUF7835 family putative zinc beta-ribbon protein, which encodes MTTTAPDPTLREFCPDCDRPTRHAVRIELRVENPAADNPGCSREPYRVSRCLVCETTDARRMSDA
- a CDS encoding DNA-methyltransferase translates to METTHRVRVGDARDLPLADDSVDLVVTSPPYPMIEMWDDVFAALDPAIGDALDAGDGDRAHDLMLSVLDEAWAEVARVLAPGGIAVVNVGDATRNLGRFRVYDNHARVTDAFESLGFDPLPGVLWRKPTNSAAKFMGSGMVPPNAYVTLEREHLLVFRNGQRREFEPRAERRYEAAYFWEERNRWFSDVWDDLNGEHQTLADPELRERSAAFPLELPYRLVNMYSVYGDTVLDPFWGTGTTSLAAAISGRHSVGVERDDGLADAFDDRIRDAPALSRDFAASRLDDHRTFVGESDDDFEYAADHYDTRVRTKQEQGIRLYEVTDVEPTLDGWEATHEPYEE
- a CDS encoding cob(I)yrinic acid a,c-diamide adenosyltransferase, whose protein sequence is MKIYTRRGDSGKTDLRDMTRVSKTSPRIEAYGTVDEVNALLGTIRPTGVDELDEYLEAAQNHLHVVQADLANPEPEEGDPVVTDDHVDEVEAWIDACEEQLEPLESFVLPGGSDAGASLHHARTVCRRAERRAVALADHEDEVNETAVAYLNRLSDALFVFARLANRREGVREESPSY
- a CDS encoding glutaredoxin family protein codes for the protein MGLTLYELDGCPYCEKAADALDDAGVDYETVWVDAMHSERNEVKRVSGQRGVPVLVDDDHAVTMAESENILDYVERTLA
- a CDS encoding tRNA-binding protein, whose product is MPSDLFETTFAVGEVVAAEPFPEARKPELAKLEIDFGDEVVQSAAQTGYNYDPEDLVGRQVLCATNLGTVNIAGYESEVLTVGVPDEDGNPVLVGPDEDVALGGELY
- a CDS encoding DUF7839 domain-containing protein, with translation MSDSSTVGELGVLRSKRNATRYQILVEIAERQPAVSQREIAEAIGVTAQAVSDYLGDLVEDGHVRKHGRGRYEVTKEGVDWLISETDDLRSFVEYVSENVIEEVEVDTAVATAEIEEGERVSLAMRDGVMHATPGDVGSATAVAVTAAEPGQDVGAAEFEGMLDYQPGEVTVLSVPTVRDGGSHALADDAVEDRLGDHDRVAAAGVEALVAVRDAGVEPDIRFGTPEAVPEAASKGLSVLLVATTDRLSEHTDPLRERNVGYEVVEAGE
- the cbiT gene encoding precorrin-6Y C5,15-methyltransferase (decarboxylating) subunit CbiT; translated protein: MAQTRLPHDAKAGPTKSEVRAVLRDKLALGPDDHFAEVGSCTGAVTADAARDAGRVTAVERKRERVETTRQNLAANDLADAVDVRHAEAPEGLPDDADALFLGGSRNYEAVLDYAVETGVETVVMNVSRLEVAGAATEAFRDRDLLDEVVQFQVSHGYELAGATSFDSQNPVYMLVGSATGNDAEGDR